The proteins below come from a single Rhodococcus sp. WMMA185 genomic window:
- the hpt gene encoding hypoxanthine phosphoribosyltransferase — MYEGDIASVLISEDQIRRRTEELAAEIAKRYPAGAPEGDLLLIGVLKGAIFFMTDFARALPIPTQLEFMAVSSYGSSTSSSGVVRILKDLDKDIAGRHVLIVEDIIDSGLTLSWLMRNLATRNPASLDVVTLLRKPDAVKVDIDVANVGFDIPNEFVVGYGLDYAERYRDLPYIGTLEPSVYGG; from the coding sequence GTGTACGAGGGCGACATCGCATCGGTACTGATCTCCGAGGACCAGATTCGTCGACGTACCGAGGAACTGGCCGCAGAAATCGCCAAGCGTTATCCGGCCGGTGCCCCGGAAGGAGACTTGCTCCTGATCGGTGTCCTCAAGGGGGCGATCTTCTTCATGACCGACTTCGCACGGGCCCTGCCCATCCCGACTCAGCTCGAGTTCATGGCCGTCAGCTCCTACGGCTCGTCCACATCGTCGTCGGGCGTCGTGCGCATCCTCAAGGACCTCGACAAGGACATCGCCGGACGCCACGTGCTGATCGTCGAGGACATCATCGACTCTGGTCTGACGTTGTCCTGGCTGATGCGGAACCTTGCGACCCGCAACCCGGCGTCGCTCGACGTGGTCACCCTGTTGCGAAAGCCTGACGCGGTCAAGGTCGATATCGATGTCGCGAATGTGGGGTTCGACATTCCCAACGAGTTCGTGGTCGGATACGGCCTCGACTACGCGGAGCGCTACAGGGATCTGCCGTATATCGGAACCCTCGAGCCATCGGTCTACGGCGGCTGA
- the tilS gene encoding tRNA lysidine(34) synthetase TilS, with protein MLLPEEPAILEIRHAVRNWIAEHCVDGVLAVALSGGADSLALAAAAAAEARSVRALIVDHRLQPGSAGVAATAAQRARELGCASAEVLTVEVSGSGGLEAAARQARYAALDRARGTRPVLLGHTLDDQAETVLLGLSRGSGGRSIWGMSEYESPWGRPLLGVRRSTTHQACAELGLSPYEDPHNSSPDFVRVRLRTEVLPLLEEVLGGGVAGALARTGEQLREEGAVLDAVAADAASEAVVNGEIDATVLALSAPPVRRRVLRGWLLAAGARGLGNRQLRAVDDLVARWRGQGPVAIGGGTPDARLVVCRRRGRLNVGLEEQRRV; from the coding sequence ATGTTGCTTCCCGAGGAACCGGCGATCCTCGAGATTCGGCATGCCGTGCGGAACTGGATTGCGGAGCACTGCGTGGACGGCGTCCTTGCGGTTGCCTTGTCGGGTGGCGCGGACTCGCTCGCGCTGGCGGCTGCGGCTGCGGCCGAAGCACGTTCGGTCCGAGCGCTGATCGTCGATCACCGGCTACAGCCCGGGTCAGCGGGAGTGGCCGCGACGGCGGCGCAGCGGGCCCGGGAACTCGGCTGCGCGAGTGCCGAAGTGCTCACAGTCGAGGTGAGCGGATCGGGCGGGCTCGAGGCCGCAGCCCGCCAGGCTCGCTATGCCGCACTCGACCGCGCCCGCGGCACACGCCCGGTGCTGTTGGGGCATACGCTCGACGACCAGGCTGAGACGGTGCTGCTCGGGCTCTCGCGCGGGTCGGGTGGCCGATCGATCTGGGGAATGAGTGAGTATGAAAGTCCCTGGGGGCGGCCGCTTCTCGGGGTCCGTCGGTCGACAACGCATCAGGCCTGCGCCGAGCTGGGGCTGAGCCCATACGAGGATCCCCACAACTCCTCGCCCGACTTCGTGCGGGTGCGGTTGCGCACAGAGGTACTGCCGCTGCTCGAGGAGGTGCTCGGCGGCGGCGTCGCCGGAGCCCTCGCTCGCACCGGGGAACAGTTGCGTGAGGAAGGGGCGGTGCTCGACGCGGTGGCCGCCGACGCCGCCTCGGAAGCGGTGGTGAACGGGGAGATCGATGCGACAGTTCTGGCGCTGTCGGCTCCTCCCGTCCGGCGCAGAGTGCTGCGTGGTTGGCTTCTCGCCGCGGGTGCGCGGGGTCTCGGCAACCGACAGTTGAGGGCAGTGGACGACCTCGTCGCGCGGTGGCGTGGCCAAGGTCCGGTCGCGATCGGTGGGGGAACACCGGACGCGAGGTTGGTGGTCTGCCGTAGACGTGGCAGGCTGAACGTCGGATTGGAAGAGCAACGAAGGGTTTGA
- a CDS encoding zinc-dependent metalloprotease, which yields MATDGSAFGGAVDWDLAARTGVKLAPSGPPTSRYTAEAVVAELSEASIRAEMPVREVTGLADGLPVPTAQILDRGEWIRAAAHSMEQLTGGGDAEPGLLTGKTAGLQAGAMLAYLSSAILGQYDPFTGENGSLLLVAPNVVAVERALKVQPSDFRLWVCLHEVTHRVQFSSSPWLTGYMQESVETLGSLVDESVTDLGRRLSSALRDRRRGELDESGAPGGLVGLMRAAQAEPQREALDRLLVLGTLLEGHADHVMDAVGPAVVPSVTRIRAAFDIRRRRKSNPVHRLIRALLGMDAKMAQYVRGKAFVDAVVDRVGMDRFNAVWTGPDTLPRLAEIDRPDAWVARVLG from the coding sequence ATGGCCACCGACGGAAGCGCTTTCGGAGGTGCAGTCGACTGGGACCTGGCTGCAAGGACGGGCGTGAAACTGGCTCCCAGCGGCCCGCCCACATCGCGGTACACGGCGGAGGCTGTGGTTGCCGAACTGTCCGAGGCGTCGATACGGGCCGAGATGCCGGTGCGGGAAGTGACCGGGCTCGCCGACGGACTCCCGGTGCCGACAGCGCAGATTCTCGACCGGGGTGAGTGGATTCGCGCTGCTGCGCACTCGATGGAACAGCTCACTGGTGGTGGCGACGCCGAACCGGGACTTCTGACGGGCAAGACCGCAGGCCTTCAGGCGGGTGCGATGCTCGCCTACCTGTCGTCGGCGATCCTCGGCCAGTACGACCCATTTACGGGCGAGAACGGAAGTCTGCTGCTCGTGGCGCCCAACGTGGTGGCCGTGGAGCGTGCACTGAAGGTGCAGCCCAGTGACTTTCGGCTGTGGGTGTGCTTGCACGAGGTCACACATCGGGTGCAGTTTTCGTCGTCACCGTGGCTCACGGGATACATGCAGGAATCCGTGGAGACCCTCGGATCTCTTGTCGACGAGTCGGTCACGGACCTCGGCAGACGGCTTTCGTCGGCGCTACGTGACCGCAGACGGGGCGAGCTGGACGAGTCAGGCGCGCCTGGTGGGCTCGTTGGATTGATGCGTGCGGCACAGGCCGAACCTCAGCGCGAGGCACTCGACCGTTTGCTCGTGCTCGGCACGTTGCTCGAGGGGCACGCGGATCACGTAATGGATGCGGTCGGGCCGGCGGTGGTGCCTTCGGTGACCAGGATTCGCGCGGCATTCGACATTCGTCGCCGCCGCAAGAGCAACCCGGTGCATCGACTGATCCGGGCGCTTCTGGGAATGGACGCCAAGATGGCGCAGTACGTGCGGGGCAAGGCATTCGTCGACGCTGTCGTCGACAGGGTGGGGATGGACCGGTTCAATGCGGTGTGGACCGGCCCCGACACGTTGCCGAGGCTCGCCGAGATCGACAGGCCCGACGCCTGGGTGGCGCGGGTGCTCGGCTGA
- the dacB gene encoding D-alanyl-D-alanine carboxypeptidase/D-alanyl-D-alanine endopeptidase, with protein sequence MGSLAERDRRNRRILFASVVVVLVMAAVLVIVVTTQAESVARDNLARASEPARITAAPLVTPVPDNAPIPTPQGIAAAMGPAATDPRLGVFGGTVADAITGQVLWSVNPQTPVTPASTTKILTAASALLSLPSDHRVTTKVVAGATDGEIVLVAGGDPTITASPVGESGYYPGAAHLSELVDQIREAGIQATRIVVDTSIYTGANMAQGWYPADIGGGFITPTEPIMIDGGRVDPLVDDSPRSLTPALDAGRVLADALGVDPSAVSPGVAAPNAAIIANVSSAPLRDRLRQMMEHSDNVLAEAIGREVAMNAGAEASFVGAVETISQTLTAAGFDLSGLTLHDASGLSVDDRIAPHLLDQVLTAAAGDGTPALRPMLDYLPVAGATGSLSDRYDSGNRAGAGWVRAKTGTLDVASALAGYVVDRDGRVLTFSLMSNNSPPEASRPALDALAATLRMCGCQ encoded by the coding sequence ATCGGCTCGTTGGCCGAACGCGATCGCCGGAACCGGCGGATATTGTTCGCCTCGGTCGTGGTGGTGCTCGTGATGGCGGCAGTTCTGGTGATCGTGGTGACGACGCAGGCCGAATCGGTGGCTCGCGACAACTTGGCGAGAGCCTCGGAACCTGCCCGGATCACGGCCGCGCCGCTGGTCACGCCGGTCCCCGACAACGCGCCGATCCCGACCCCGCAGGGGATCGCTGCCGCGATGGGTCCGGCAGCGACCGACCCGCGTTTGGGTGTCTTCGGTGGAACGGTCGCCGACGCGATTACCGGGCAGGTGTTGTGGAGTGTCAATCCGCAGACGCCGGTGACACCGGCTTCCACCACCAAGATCCTCACGGCGGCGTCCGCCCTCCTGTCGCTGCCGTCGGATCATCGTGTGACGACCAAGGTGGTGGCGGGCGCGACCGACGGGGAGATTGTGCTCGTCGCGGGCGGTGATCCGACTATCACCGCGAGCCCGGTCGGTGAGAGTGGGTATTACCCCGGTGCGGCACACCTTTCGGAGCTAGTCGATCAGATCCGCGAAGCCGGGATCCAGGCGACGCGAATTGTGGTCGACACCAGCATCTACACCGGCGCCAACATGGCGCAGGGGTGGTATCCGGCCGACATCGGTGGGGGATTCATCACGCCGACCGAGCCGATCATGATCGACGGTGGGCGAGTGGATCCTTTGGTGGACGATTCGCCGCGCAGTCTCACTCCTGCGCTCGACGCCGGACGGGTGCTGGCCGATGCACTCGGCGTGGACCCTTCGGCGGTCAGCCCCGGAGTGGCTGCACCGAACGCGGCCATCATCGCGAACGTCTCGTCCGCGCCGTTGCGCGACCGACTGCGGCAGATGATGGAACACTCGGACAATGTGCTTGCCGAAGCAATCGGGCGGGAGGTGGCCATGAATGCCGGTGCGGAGGCATCGTTCGTGGGAGCCGTCGAGACCATTTCCCAGACTCTGACAGCGGCCGGATTCGACTTGTCGGGACTGACTCTGCACGACGCGAGCGGGTTGTCTGTCGATGATCGCATCGCTCCGCATCTGCTGGACCAGGTGCTGACTGCTGCGGCCGGGGACGGTACGCCCGCCTTGCGCCCGATGCTCGACTATCTGCCGGTGGCCGGTGCCACCGGCAGCCTGTCGGATCGGTACGACTCCGGCAACCGTGCGGGCGCGGGGTGGGTGCGTGCGAAGACCGGAACCTTGGACGTAGCCAGCGCGCTAGCCGGCTACGTGGTGGACCGGGACGGGCGCGTCCTGACCTTTTCACTGATGTCCAATAACAGCCCGCCGGAGGCCAGTCGTCCTGCACTCGACGCGCTGGCGGCAACGCTGCGTATGTGCGGGTGTCAGTGA
- a CDS encoding inorganic diphosphatase, with translation MEFDVTIEIPKGQRNKYEVDHVSGRVKLDRYLYTSFGYPADYGFIENTLGEDGDPLDAMVLLPEPVFPGVIVEARPVGMFKMVDEAGGDDKVLCVPAGDPRWDHIQDITDVPQFELDAIKHFFVHYKDLEPNKYVKGADWVGVAEAKAEIEASIKRLEGSNSH, from the coding sequence GTGGAGTTCGACGTCACCATCGAGATCCCCAAGGGTCAGCGGAACAAATACGAGGTCGACCACGTGAGCGGCCGCGTGAAACTGGACCGCTATCTCTACACCTCGTTCGGTTATCCGGCCGACTACGGCTTCATCGAGAACACCCTCGGAGAGGACGGCGACCCGCTGGACGCGATGGTGCTGCTCCCCGAACCCGTTTTCCCCGGCGTCATTGTCGAGGCAAGGCCGGTCGGCATGTTCAAGATGGTCGACGAGGCTGGCGGCGACGACAAGGTGCTGTGTGTACCCGCGGGCGACCCACGCTGGGATCACATCCAAGACATCACGGACGTCCCCCAGTTCGAGCTGGACGCCATCAAGCACTTCTTCGTCCACTACAAGGATCTAGAGCCGAACAAGTACGTCAAGGGTGCCGACTGGGTCGGTGTCGCCGAGGCGAAGGCAGAAATCGAGGCTTCGATCAAGCGTCTCGAAGGCAGCAACAGCCACTGA
- a CDS encoding Hsp20/alpha crystallin family protein has protein sequence MSVHSPRRPAQALMPNWPMVPDWSDLVARFESMPPWTSMGGHTIRVEENLDADRYTVRAELPGVDPAKDVDISVREGQLTIKAERSEKKEERTRSEFRYGSFYRSMLLPKGADEDAIDATYSDGILTVSIPLTASSSQERHVEVKKMSRQ, from the coding sequence ATGAGTGTTCACTCACCGCGTCGGCCAGCTCAGGCCCTCATGCCGAATTGGCCGATGGTGCCCGACTGGTCAGACCTGGTTGCTCGGTTCGAATCGATGCCACCCTGGACGTCGATGGGAGGGCACACGATTCGCGTCGAGGAAAATCTCGATGCCGACCGCTACACCGTCCGGGCGGAACTACCAGGGGTGGATCCGGCCAAGGACGTGGACATCAGTGTCCGGGAAGGCCAGTTGACGATCAAGGCCGAGCGCTCTGAGAAGAAGGAAGAGCGCACGCGCTCGGAATTTCGGTACGGAAGTTTCTACCGTTCGATGTTGCTGCCGAAGGGGGCAGACGAGGACGCCATCGACGCCACCTATTCCGACGGGATCTTGACGGTATCGATCCCGCTCACCGCGTCGAGCTCACAGGAACGACATGTCGAGGTCAAGAAAATGAGCCGACAGTAG
- a CDS encoding CBS domain-containing protein, which translates to MATARDIMHTGATCVGEHETLTAAAQRMRDLDVGALPICGDDDRLQGIVTDRDIVLKCIAAKADPAEMTVGDLAQGRIYHVDAGAKVDDVLTVMQEHQVRRLPVIEEHRLVGMISEADLARHLPDRTVGQFVESVCAPAGHAQ; encoded by the coding sequence ATGGCTACTGCTCGGGACATCATGCACACTGGCGCAACCTGTGTGGGCGAGCACGAAACTCTCACCGCTGCCGCGCAGCGCATGCGGGATCTCGACGTCGGTGCGCTTCCGATCTGCGGCGACGACGACCGCCTTCAGGGCATCGTGACTGATCGCGACATCGTTCTCAAATGTATTGCTGCGAAAGCAGATCCCGCAGAGATGACCGTGGGTGATCTTGCGCAGGGCAGGATATACCACGTCGATGCCGGTGCGAAGGTCGACGACGTGCTGACCGTGATGCAGGAACACCAGGTCCGTCGTCTGCCTGTGATCGAGGAGCACCGACTGGTGGGGATGATCAGCGAGGCCGACCTTGCTCGTCACCTCCCCGACCGTACCGTCGGACAGTTCGTGGAGTCGGTCTGCGCACCCGCCGGGCATGCCCAGTAG
- a CDS encoding GNAT family N-acetyltransferase, with translation MKEVDPTSERHGNSSPSATPTVSSGAPTPEITIRVLKPDDAEAVRRLHERLSDSDRYRRFCGPGPKRVETLATLICQRDAGYYALGAFEDDTLVGVAHYVVVDRRRGHRTAEFALVVDGHEQRHGIGTILLRRLCMDAYTHGLDHLTAQILAENNLMLAVIAEQGLADALHPEGAVVYFDLDLHRRGN, from the coding sequence GTGAAGGAGGTCGACCCCACGAGCGAGAGGCATGGGAATTCGAGCCCCTCTGCTACACCGACCGTATCTTCCGGTGCGCCTACGCCGGAGATAACAATTCGCGTTCTGAAACCCGACGATGCGGAGGCGGTGCGTCGACTCCATGAGCGGTTGTCGGATTCAGATAGGTATCGGAGGTTCTGTGGGCCCGGGCCGAAACGGGTCGAGACCTTGGCGACGCTGATCTGCCAGCGGGACGCCGGATACTACGCGTTGGGAGCGTTCGAAGACGACACGCTCGTCGGTGTCGCCCACTACGTAGTGGTGGATAGGCGCCGTGGACACCGGACCGCAGAGTTCGCTCTCGTGGTCGACGGGCACGAGCAACGACACGGGATCGGAACCATCCTGCTACGGCGCCTGTGCATGGACGCCTATACGCATGGTCTCGATCATCTGACCGCCCAGATTCTGGCAGAGAACAACCTCATGCTCGCGGTCATAGCTGAACAGGGACTGGCGGATGCCCTGCACCCCGAGGGCGCGGTCGTGTACTTCGACCTCGATCTCCATAGGCGTGGCAACTGA
- a CDS encoding adenosylcobalamin-dependent ribonucleoside-diphosphate reductase has translation MDAVPDLSAAAQAMLEGRYLRRGADGHITGTAADLFDEVGAFVARAEDQYEPGSADRWARSFSALMQQLAFLPNSPTLMNAGTRLGILSGCFVLPLEDSLTSIFSTLQHTALLHQAGAGTGYSFGHLRPAGDKVDSTGGTAGGPVSFLGLFDTAVDVVERSGRRRGACLGALDVSHPDILEFVDAKASTPGALSHFALSVAVPDSFLRAVESGATQPLINPRTGVTVGRVAATDVFDAICTAAHRCGDPGILFLDTVNRAHPLPEWIETTNPCGEVPLLPYESCNLGSVNLAACVRDREIDWERLTDTVRVGVRFLDDVIDVSRYPFDVLDRAARRTRKIGLGFMGLAELLATLGVPYDSDRAVEIAEDLARHIARTAHEASAELAATRGAYPAAPQVRVAAARKRRNLQVTSVAPTGSISLLAGTSAGIEPFATIGGRRRILGREVVEIEPAFTAVARDRGCYDDVVGAVLETGTVRTNPRVPADLRAAFPTAVEVAPEWHVRMQAAVQRHVDAAVSKTVLLPASASVAVVREVFLAAWRAGAKGITVFRTESVDDLSSRPRDDHVACLSCT, from the coding sequence ATGGACGCCGTCCCCGATCTCAGTGCCGCAGCCCAAGCGATGCTCGAGGGCCGCTACCTGCGTCGCGGCGCCGACGGGCACATCACCGGCACAGCCGCGGACCTGTTCGACGAAGTCGGGGCATTCGTCGCGCGCGCCGAGGACCAGTACGAACCCGGCTCGGCGGATCGTTGGGCACGGAGTTTCTCGGCTCTGATGCAACAACTCGCATTCTTGCCGAACTCGCCGACATTGATGAACGCCGGCACCCGTCTCGGCATTCTCTCGGGTTGTTTCGTTCTACCCCTGGAGGATTCACTGACGTCGATCTTCTCGACACTGCAACACACGGCGTTGCTGCACCAGGCCGGTGCCGGCACGGGATATTCCTTCGGGCACCTGCGACCGGCCGGCGACAAGGTGGACAGCACTGGGGGCACCGCCGGTGGCCCGGTATCGTTCCTGGGCCTGTTCGATACTGCGGTCGATGTCGTCGAGCGAAGCGGCCGCCGCCGGGGTGCCTGCCTGGGTGCGCTCGATGTGTCCCACCCCGACATCCTCGAGTTCGTGGACGCCAAGGCGTCGACACCCGGAGCCCTGTCCCATTTCGCACTGTCGGTCGCAGTGCCCGACTCGTTCCTCCGAGCCGTCGAGTCCGGCGCAACCCAGCCCCTGATCAACCCGCGAACGGGCGTCACCGTGGGCAGGGTCGCAGCAACGGACGTCTTCGACGCAATCTGTACGGCAGCACACCGCTGCGGCGATCCGGGGATACTGTTCCTCGACACCGTCAATCGCGCGCACCCTTTGCCCGAGTGGATCGAGACCACGAATCCGTGCGGTGAAGTGCCCCTGCTCCCGTACGAGTCGTGCAACCTCGGGTCCGTGAATCTCGCTGCGTGTGTCCGAGACCGGGAGATCGACTGGGAACGCCTCACCGACACGGTTCGCGTCGGGGTCCGGTTCCTCGACGACGTCATCGACGTGAGCCGCTATCCCTTCGACGTGTTGGACCGCGCCGCGCGACGCACCCGAAAGATCGGACTCGGCTTCATGGGTCTGGCCGAACTGCTTGCAACCCTGGGTGTCCCCTACGACAGCGATCGCGCGGTGGAGATCGCCGAGGACCTTGCCCGGCACATCGCACGGACCGCGCATGAGGCCTCCGCCGAACTGGCCGCGACGCGCGGCGCCTACCCGGCGGCCCCGCAGGTACGCGTCGCGGCAGCCCGTAAACGCCGGAACCTCCAAGTCACTTCGGTTGCACCTACAGGCAGTATCTCGCTACTCGCCGGCACGAGTGCCGGCATCGAACCCTTCGCCACAATCGGTGGACGACGCCGGATCCTCGGACGCGAGGTGGTCGAGATCGAACCGGCATTCACCGCCGTCGCGCGCGACCGCGGGTGCTACGACGACGTCGTCGGTGCGGTGCTCGAGACCGGCACCGTACGCACGAATCCACGCGTTCCGGCAGACCTCAGGGCGGCCTTCCCGACCGCGGTAGAGGTTGCACCCGAATGGCACGTGCGGATGCAGGCAGCGGTTCAACGGCACGTGGACGCCGCAGTATCGAAGACGGTGCTGCTGCCGGCGTCGGCATCCGTCGCTGTTGTCCGGGAGGTGTTTCTCGCCGCCTGGCGAGCCGGCGCCAAGGGCATTACGGTGTTCCGCACCGAGAGTGTCGACGACCTGAGCAGCCGTCCTCGGGACGATCACGTGGCGTGCTTGTCCTGCACGTAG
- a CDS encoding acyl carrier protein: MDTDEIRLSLVEALRAVAPEVEQEDLRPELPLRDQVDLDSMDWLNFLTGLKKSLGVDVPEADYSRLNTLDDMVRYVQDKHAT; encoded by the coding sequence ATGGACACCGACGAGATCCGCTTGTCGCTGGTCGAGGCGCTGCGTGCCGTCGCCCCGGAGGTCGAGCAGGAGGACCTGCGTCCGGAACTGCCGCTCCGGGACCAGGTGGACCTGGATTCGATGGACTGGCTCAACTTTCTGACCGGTTTGAAAAAGTCCCTGGGAGTGGATGTTCCAGAGGCCGACTACTCTCGGTTGAACACTCTCGACGACATGGTTCGCTACGTGCAGGACAAGCACGCCACGTGA
- a CDS encoding dihydrolipoamide acetyltransferase family protein encodes MIEFTLPSLGADMDEGRLNEWLVSPGDSVERGQVIAVVETTKAAVEVECWHEGTVHELLVPVGQTVPVGMTIATLLEPGEEAPTSPVAAREPAEAERPVRTRATPAARREAAARGIDLASLTGTGPEGAVTLDDVEAAAAPAAPIDRTAETRRAIAAAMSRSKREIPHYYLTERISLAHTLDWLSRVNADRSVTERLLPVVLQIKAVALAAKKYPDMNGFWRGDGFESADAVHVGVAIALRQGGLVAPAIHDVADKSLEQIAGELADLVRRVRSGSMRSSEMSDPTLTVTSLGDEGVESVIGVIYPPQVALVGFGRTVERPWADGTEIRVVPTVVASLAADHRVSDGRRGALFLSEVADLLEHPERL; translated from the coding sequence ATGATCGAGTTCACGTTGCCATCGCTCGGGGCCGACATGGACGAGGGGCGGTTGAACGAGTGGCTGGTCAGTCCGGGCGACTCGGTCGAGCGAGGCCAAGTGATCGCCGTCGTGGAGACGACCAAGGCGGCGGTCGAGGTCGAGTGCTGGCATGAGGGAACCGTCCACGAATTGCTCGTGCCGGTGGGGCAGACCGTGCCGGTGGGCATGACGATCGCAACGTTGCTGGAGCCGGGGGAGGAGGCGCCGACGAGCCCAGTGGCCGCCAGGGAACCGGCCGAAGCTGAACGGCCCGTACGCACCCGCGCGACGCCGGCGGCCCGCCGTGAGGCGGCAGCGCGTGGTATCGATCTGGCATCACTCACAGGTACTGGACCGGAGGGGGCGGTCACCCTCGACGACGTCGAGGCGGCGGCGGCTCCCGCGGCACCAATAGACCGGACCGCCGAGACCCGACGGGCGATCGCCGCGGCTATGAGTCGATCCAAGCGCGAGATCCCGCACTACTACCTCACCGAACGGATCTCCTTGGCCCATACCCTCGACTGGCTGTCCCGTGTCAATGCCGACCGCTCGGTCACCGAACGCCTGCTACCGGTGGTGTTGCAGATCAAGGCCGTTGCTCTGGCAGCGAAGAAATACCCCGACATGAACGGCTTTTGGCGCGGTGATGGCTTCGAGTCGGCGGATGCGGTCCATGTGGGCGTGGCGATCGCGTTGCGGCAGGGTGGTCTGGTGGCCCCCGCCATCCACGACGTCGCGGACAAGTCTCTCGAGCAGATCGCCGGTGAACTGGCGGATTTGGTTCGACGAGTCCGCTCCGGCAGCATGCGCAGTTCGGAAATGTCGGATCCGACACTTACGGTCACCAGCCTCGGCGACGAGGGCGTCGAATCGGTGATCGGTGTCATCTACCCGCCGCAGGTCGCACTCGTCGGTTTCGGCAGGACCGTCGAGCGGCCGTGGGCCGACGGCACCGAGATCCGGGTCGTTCCCACGGTGGTCGCCAGCCTGGCCGCAGATCACCGTGTCAGCGACGGTCGCCGAGGTGCCTTGTTTCTCAGCGAGGTGGCCGATCTGCTCGAGCACCCTGAGCGCCTGTGA
- a CDS encoding alpha-ketoacid dehydrogenase subunit beta, with product MKTTYREAMREAIREALRSDPRVFLMGEDVGRYGGTYAFSKGLLEEFGPDRVRDTPLSELGFVGVGIGAALGGMRPIVEVMTVNFSLLALDQIVNTAAALRHMSGGQFSVPLVVRMATGAGRQLAAQHSHSLECWYAHVPGITVLAPATVEDAGGMLASALADPDPVVIFEHTQLFNSSDDVEPGPVDIASARVRRTGSAITLITYGGSLPKTMEAAGLLAEEGIDAEVIDLRVLRPLDTATLIRSVRRTHRVLVVDEGWRSGSLAGEIMARVVEGAFFDLDAPPARVCSREVPIPYARHLEQATLPQPDRIVEAATHLVRSGAGSSP from the coding sequence ATGAAGACCACCTACCGTGAGGCGATGCGTGAGGCGATCCGCGAGGCGCTGCGGTCGGACCCGCGAGTCTTCCTGATGGGTGAGGACGTGGGGCGGTATGGCGGCACCTACGCCTTCTCGAAGGGGCTGCTCGAAGAGTTCGGGCCCGACCGGGTTCGGGACACACCGCTGTCGGAACTGGGCTTCGTCGGCGTGGGAATCGGTGCGGCACTTGGAGGAATGCGACCCATCGTGGAGGTGATGACGGTCAACTTCAGCCTCCTGGCGCTCGACCAGATCGTCAACACCGCGGCGGCCCTGCGGCACATGTCCGGCGGACAGTTCTCCGTCCCGCTCGTCGTGCGCATGGCGACTGGAGCGGGACGGCAACTCGCCGCACAACATTCGCACAGCCTCGAGTGCTGGTACGCCCACGTACCCGGTATCACGGTGCTCGCGCCGGCAACGGTCGAGGATGCAGGGGGCATGCTCGCGTCAGCGCTCGCCGATCCGGACCCGGTCGTCATCTTCGAACATACCCAGCTGTTCAACTCCTCCGACGATGTCGAACCCGGACCAGTGGACATCGCGTCGGCTCGCGTGCGTCGGACGGGAAGTGCGATCACGCTGATCACCTACGGCGGGTCACTCCCGAAGACGATGGAGGCAGCGGGCTTGCTGGCCGAGGAGGGCATCGACGCGGAAGTGATCGATCTTCGGGTGCTGCGACCCCTCGACACCGCGACGCTCATCCGCTCCGTCCGTCGCACACACCGAGTGCTCGTGGTCGACGAAGGTTGGCGTTCGGGCAGTCTCGCCGGCGAGATCATGGCCCGCGTCGTAGAGGGAGCCTTCTTCGATCTCGACGCGCCGCCGGCCCGGGTATGCAGCCGCGAGGTGCCGATCCCGTACGCACGTCACCTCGAGCAGGCGACGCTGCCGCAGCCGGACCGGATCGTCGAAGCGGCGACACATCTGGTGCGCTCCGGAGCGGGGAGTTCGCCATGA